TGAACGAACCGGTCGGGTTGGCGCCCTCCACCTTCAGGTAGACGTCGGCGCCGATCCGCTGGGAGAGCACCGGCGCCGGCACCAGCGGCGTGTTGCCCTCGTGCAACGTGACCACCGGGGTGGCCTCGGTCACCGGAAGCCGGTCCCGGTACGCCTCGATCAATCCCCGCCACATGGCCGCACTCCCTCACTCACACCGGGCAATCGCGCACAGCGTGCCCGAGACATCCGGTCTCTGGGACCGGAAGTCCATTATTCAGGACGGTGACACACCGCTTCGACGTTGTTGCCGTCCGGATCGCGGACAAAAGCGCCGTAATAGTGCTCGTGGTACTCCGGGTGCAGCTTCGGCGTGTGCAGCACCTCGGCACCGGCGGCGGTGGCGGCCGCGAAGAACGCGTCGACGGCGGCCCGGTCGGCGGCCGCGAACGCGATGTGGCTCTCCCGGAACCCGTCGCCCTCGTTCAGCTCGCCGAGCCAGAAGTCGGCGTGGTCGCCCGTGCCGTACCCGATGGCGACCCCGAAGTCCATCAGCCGCCGGCCGCCCAGCGGGGCCAGCACCGCGTCGTAGAACGCGGCGCTCGCCGCCAGATCGGCACACTGGAAACCCACGTGGTCGAGCATCAGCCGGCTCCTCCCTCGACCCGCAGCACGCTCGCGATCGAGCGGACGATGTCCAGACCCGCCAGCGACTCGACGGTCGCCGCCAGCGCCGCGTCCGGGGCGCTGTGCGTCACGATGACCAGCTTCGCGTCGTCCGCCCGGCCGGACTGGCGGACCGTGGCGATGGACACCTCGTGCTGGGCGAAGACCCCGGCCACGGTGGCCAGGACGCCCGGCCGCTCGGCCACGTCGAGGCTGATGTGGTACCGGGTCATCGACTCGCCGATCGGGCGGACGGTCAGCTCGGCGTAGTTGCTCTCGCTGGGCGCCCGGGTGCCGGTGAGCTTGTTGCGGGCCGCCGCGACCAGGTCGCCGAGCACCGCGCTGGCGGTCGGGCGGCCACCCGCGCCGCGGCCGTAGAACATCAGCGGACCGGCCGCCTCGGCCTCGACGAACACCGCGTTGAACGCGTCGCCGACGCTGGCCAGCGGGTGGGTCAGCGGGATCATCGCCGGGTGGACCCGGACCGAGACGGTGCCCTCCCCGTCCGGGCCGTTACGCCGCTGCGCGATGCACAGCAGCTTGATGGTGCAGCCCATCTCCTTGGCGCTGGCCATGTCGCCGGCGGTCACCCCGGTCATCCCCTCGCGGAACACGTCCGCCGCGGTGACCCGGGTGTGGAACGCCAGCGAGGCGAGGATGGCGGCCTTGGCGGCGGCGTCGAAGCCCTCCACGTCGGCGGTCGGATCGGCCTCCGCGTACCCCAGCTCGGTGGCCTCCTCCAGCGCCTCGTTGAAGCCGGCGCCGGTGGCGAACATCGAGGAGAGGATGTAGTTGGTGGTGCCGTTCACGATGCCGGTGACAGCGGTGACCCGGTCGCCGTGCAGCGACTCGCGCAGCGGGCGCAGCAGCGGGATGGCACCGGCCACGGCGGCCTCGTAGTAGAGATCCGCCCCGCCCTCGGTGGCCGCGTCGTGCAGCGTGCCACCGTCCTCGGCGAGCAGCGCCTTGTTCGCGGTGACCACGCTCTTGCCAGCCCGCAGCGCCTCGACCAGCCAGGTCCGGGCCGGCTCGATGCCGCCCACCACCTCGATCACCACGTCCACGTCGTCCCGCTTGATCAGGCCGAGCGCGTCGGTGGTGAACAGCGCCGGGTCGATCGGCAGGTCGCCGCGCTCCCGGCCGAGCCGGCGCACGGCGATGCCGGCGATCTCGAGCGGAGCGCCGATCCGGGCGGTCAGGTCGCCGGCCTGCTCGTGCAACAGCCGGACCACTTCAGTGCCGACGGTGCCGCAGCCGAGCAGGGCGAGGCGGACCGGTTTGACTGCGCTCATCCAACATCCAATGCAAGCAGGTCGTCCTCGGTCTCGCGCCGCACGATGACGCGGGCCGCGCCGTCGCGCACGGCCACCACGGGCGGCCGAGGAACGTGGTTGTAGTTGCTGGCCATGCTCCGGCAATAGGCACCGGTACCCGGCACGGCAACAAGATCTCCGGGCTGCACGTCGCTGGGCAGGAATTCATCCTTCACGACGATGTCCCCGGACTCACAATGTTTTCCCACAACGCGGGCGAGCATCGGCTCGGCGTCGGAGCGCCGGTTCGCCAGGGTGGCCGAGTACGACGCGTCGTAGAGGGCGGTCCGGATGTTGTCGCTCATCCCGCCGTCCACACTCACGTACGTCCGGATCCCGTCCACGTCCTTGACCGTGCCCACCTCGTAGAGGGTGAAGACGGCCGGCCCGACGATCGCCCGGCCCGGCTCGATGGACAGGTGCGGCACCCGCAGCGAGGCCAGCTCGCACTCCGACTCGACGATCTTGTTGATCCGCTTGGCCAGGTCGCCGGGCGTCGACGGGTCGTCCTGCGTGGTGTACGCGATGCCGAACCCGCCGCCCAGGTCGAGTTCCGGCAGCTCCACCCCGCGCGCGTCGCGGACCTGCGCCTGCAGTTCCAGGATCCGCCGGGCGGCCACCTCGAACCCGCTGGTGTCGAAGATCTGCGAGCCGATGTGCGAGTGCAGCCCGCGCAGGTCCAGCACGCCCTCGTCGAGGATCTGCGCGCAGGCCGCGAACGCCGCGCCACCGGCGAGCGAGAAGCCGAACTTCTGATCCTCGTGCGCCGTCGCGATGAACTCGTGGGTGTGCGCCTCGACGCCGACCGTGACCCGGACCAGCACGCCCGGCCGCTTGTTCAGCTCGCGGGCCAGCTCGGTCAGCCGGGCGATCTCGTGGAACGAGTCGACGATGATCCGGCCGACGCCGGCGTCCAGCGCCCGGCGCAGCTCGGACTCCGACTTGTTGTTGCCGTGGAAGCCGAGCCGCTCCGGCGGGAAACCGGCGGCCAGCGCGACGGCCAGCTCGCCGCCCGAGCACACGTCGAGGAAGAGACCCTCCTCCTCGACGATCCGGACGACCGCTTTGCACAGGAACGACTTGCCCGCGTAGTAGACGTCCGCGCCGGCGAACGCGGCGGCGAACTCACGGCAGCGGCCCCGCAGGTCGTCCTCGTCGAGCAGGTAGGCCGGGGTGCCGTAGCCGGCCGCCAGCTCGGCCACCTGCACGCCACCGACCTGCAAAGCGCCGGCATCGGTGCGGGTCACGGTCCGCGGCCAGAGTTGCGGCACCAGGGCGTTGACGTCCTCCGGGGTACGCAACCAGGCCGGCCCGCGGTTGCCGAGGTCGCCGTGCAGCGCCCCGGCCTCGTGTGCGCGCATGCTTACATCCTCTCCGGAGCGGAGACCCCGAGCAGGGCCAAACCGTTTGCGATCACCGTACGGGTGGCCTCGACGAGCCAGAGCCGCGCAACGTTCACGTCGGTGGCCGGCTCCTCGCCCTTCGGTACCACCTGGCAGGCGTCGTAGAACCGGTGGTAGTCGGTGGCCACCCGCTCCTCCAGGTAGACCGCGATCCGGTGCGGCTCGCGCAGCTCGGCGGCGGTGGCCACCACTGCCGGGAACTGGCCGAGCGTCTTGAGCAGGTTGTTCTCCCGCTCGTGGGAGAGCAGCGCCGGGTCGTAGGTCTCGCCGCGGGTGATCCCCTTGTCGGCGGCGTTGCGCAGGATCGAGCAGATCCGGGCGTGCGCGTACTGGACGTAGAAGACCGGGTTGTCGCTGGAGTGCCTGGTGATCTCCTCGATGTCCAGGGTCAGCATCGAGTCGGTGGAGGAGCGGGCCAGCGAGTACCGCGCGGCGTCCGCGCCGACCGCCTCGAGCAGCTCGTCCAGCGTGATGATGTTGCCGGCCCGCTTCGACAGCCGCACCGGCTGGCCGGCCCGGACCAGGTTGACCAGCTGGCCGATCAGGATCTCGATGTTCTTGTCGGGGTCGTCGCCGGCACACGCGGCGATCGCCTTGAGCCGCCCGATGTAGCCGTGGTGGTCGGCGCCGAGCAGGTAGACGCAGCGGTCGAAGCCGCGCTCCCGCTTGTTGATGTAGTACGCCGCGTCGGCCGCGAAGTAGGTCTTCTCCCCGTTCGACCGGATCAGCACCCGGTCCTTGTCATCGGTGAAGTCGGTGGTGCGCAGCCAGATCGCGCCACCGTCCTCAAAGATATGGCCCTGCTTGCGAAGCTCGTCGATGGCGTGCTCGACGGCACCGCCCTCGTGCAGCGTCTTCTCCGAGAACCAGACGTCGAAGTGCACCCCGAAGCGCTCGAGGCTCTCCCGGATCTCGGTCAGCATCAGCGCGTAGCCCCGGGACCAGAAGATCGGCAGCGCGGTCTCGGCGGGCTGCCCGGCCAGTTCCGGCTGCTCGCCGAGGATCCGCTGGGCGATCTCGCCGATGTAGTCGCCGCCGTAGCCGTCCTCCGGCGCCGGCTGGCCGTTCGCGGCGGCGAACAGCGACCTGGCGAACCGGTCCACCTGGGCGCCGGCGTCGTTGATGTAGTACTCGCTGGTCACCTCGGCGCCCGCGGCGGACAGCACGCGGCGCAGCGAGTCACCGACCGCCGCCCACCGGGTGTGCCCCAGGTGGATCGGGCCGGTCGGGTTCGCCGAGACGAACTCCAGGTTGATCTTCTGCCCGGCGAGCTGCTCATTGCTGCCGTAGGCGGCCCCGGCGGCCACCACCAGGCCGGCGACGGCACCGGTGACGGCGGCGTCCAGCCGGATGTTCAGGAAGCCCGGGCCGGCGATCTCCACCGCCTTGATCCCGTCACGCCGGCCCAGCTCCTCGGCGAGCGCGGCGGCCAGCTCACGCGGCGCCACCCCGACCTTCTTGCCCAGCTGCAGGGCCAGCGTCGAGGCGTAGTCGCCGTGCTCGGGGTTGCGGGGCCGCTCCACCGCCGTGGTCGCGGGCAGCGCGGCCAGGTCGAGGCCACGCGTCTCGAATACGGCACGAGCAGCTGAGAGAACGGTGTCAGCAAGGTTGGCGGGAGTCACCGGGCCATGCTATCGGGGGTAGACTTCAGCGTTCGGCGGCCACCCGAGCCCCGCCCTTCCCCTTTTTGACGAATCGACGAGGCACGATGAGCATGAGCACGCCGGGGCCCGAACGGGTCCCGTCCTCCGTGAAGGTCGGCAAGACCACCGGCCAGGGTAAGCCGCCCACCGGTAAAACCACCGGAAACACCACCGCTTCCGACCGGCAGGGCGCCAAGAGCGGCAAGAAGGGCCGCAAGCCGGTCTCGCCGGTCAAGGTGTCAGGCGGGCGCAACTGGGGCCCGATCGCGGTGGCCGCTGCCGTCGTCCTGATCGCCGCCGGCATCATCGGCTACGGCGTGTACGCCTCCGTCCAGGGCTCCCGCGACTGGACCGACAAGCTCGCCGACATCTCCGGCGTGGTCAACTACCGCGCCCAGAAGAACCCGAAGATCGACGACCGGACCCACAAGGACGGCGCGCAGACGTACGTGACCAGCCCGCCGGTCGGCGGCGCGCACAACCAGAGCTGGCAGAACTGCATGGGCGACGTCTACACCGAGCCGATCGCCAACGAGCACGCGGTGCACAGCCTCGAGCACGGTGCGGTCTGGATCACGTACAAGCAGGGCCTCGCCGCCGACCAGGTCGACGTGCTGAAGAAAAAGGTCGAGGGCAAGGACTACATGCTCATGTCGCCCTACGCCGGCCTCGACAAGAACGTCTCCGTCCAGGTCTGGGGCTACCAGCTCAAGACCGACGACGTGAACGACGACCGGATCGACGACTTCATCTCGGCCGCCCGGATCAAGGCCTCGATGGAGCCCGGTGCGGCCTGCTCCAGCGGCAACACCACCACCGGTCCGATCACCGCGGGCGCCGGCAACGGCACCGGCATGGACTCGGCGGGCAGTTGATGGTTCAGGACGTCGCCTCTCCGGACGCCGCCCCGGCGTCCGGAGAGGCGCCGGCGCTGCGACGATTCGGTTACGCCGCCGTCGCCGTACTCCTCGTCGGCATCCTGCTCGGCACCGCGATCGGCCTGGTCGTCCCGCGATTCCGGACGCCTGCCGACGACTCGGTCGAAGCCGGCTTCTTCCGCGACATGTCCAGCCACCACGCCCAGGCCGTCGAGATGGCGATGGTGGCGCACGCCGCTTCGGGCACCCCGGGCATCGTCACCCTCGCCGCCGACATCGCTACCACCCAGCAGGCCCAGATCGGCTACATGCAGGCCTGGCTGCGTGACTGGGACCTCAGTCCGACCAGCGACCAGCGGCCGATGGCGTGGATGCCCGACTCGGCCGGCTCGGTGGTCAACGGCCTGATGCCCGGCATGGCCACCCCGGAACAGCTCGCGTCGCTGCGCCGAGCCACCGGTAAGCAGCTGGACGTCCAGTTCCTGACCCTGATGCGGGCCCACCACCTGGGCGGCATCCACATGGCCCAGGAGGCGGAGAAACTCTCCGACGACAAAGACGTCGACTGGCTCGCCGACAGCATGGTGACCGCCCAGCAGGGCGAGATCCAACTCATCGACGACCTGCTCAAGCAGGCCCAATCCGGCTGACCGCCGACACGGCGGTACCGATTGGCGGTGGCCCCAGAGGGCCTGCTAGGCTTCTGAACCACTGGGCCCCCGTAGCTCAGGGGATAGAGCGTCGCCCTCCGGAGGCGA
This window of the Actinoplanes oblitus genome carries:
- a CDS encoding VOC family protein, yielding MLDHVGFQCADLAASAAFYDAVLAPLGGRRLMDFGVAIGYGTGDHADFWLGELNEGDGFRESHIAFAAADRAAVDAFFAAATAAGAEVLHTPKLHPEYHEHYYGAFVRDPDGNNVEAVCHRPE
- a CDS encoding homoserine dehydrogenase; translation: MSAVKPVRLALLGCGTVGTEVVRLLHEQAGDLTARIGAPLEIAGIAVRRLGRERGDLPIDPALFTTDALGLIKRDDVDVVIEVVGGIEPARTWLVEALRAGKSVVTANKALLAEDGGTLHDAATEGGADLYYEAAVAGAIPLLRPLRESLHGDRVTAVTGIVNGTTNYILSSMFATGAGFNEALEEATELGYAEADPTADVEGFDAAAKAAILASLAFHTRVTAADVFREGMTGVTAGDMASAKEMGCTIKLLCIAQRRNGPDGEGTVSVRVHPAMIPLTHPLASVGDAFNAVFVEAEAAGPLMFYGRGAGGRPTASAVLGDLVAAARNKLTGTRAPSESNYAELTVRPIGESMTRYHISLDVAERPGVLATVAGVFAQHEVSIATVRQSGRADDAKLVIVTHSAPDAALAATVESLAGLDIVRSIASVLRVEGGAG
- the lysA gene encoding diaminopimelate decarboxylase — translated: MRAHEAGALHGDLGNRGPAWLRTPEDVNALVPQLWPRTVTRTDAGALQVGGVQVAELAAGYGTPAYLLDEDDLRGRCREFAAAFAGADVYYAGKSFLCKAVVRIVEEEGLFLDVCSGGELAVALAAGFPPERLGFHGNNKSESELRRALDAGVGRIIVDSFHEIARLTELARELNKRPGVLVRVTVGVEAHTHEFIATAHEDQKFGFSLAGGAAFAACAQILDEGVLDLRGLHSHIGSQIFDTSGFEVAARRILELQAQVRDARGVELPELDLGGGFGIAYTTQDDPSTPGDLAKRINKIVESECELASLRVPHLSIEPGRAIVGPAVFTLYEVGTVKDVDGIRTYVSVDGGMSDNIRTALYDASYSATLANRRSDAEPMLARVVGKHCESGDIVVKDEFLPSDVQPGDLVAVPGTGAYCRSMASNYNHVPRPPVVAVRDGAARVIVRRETEDDLLALDVG
- the argS gene encoding arginine--tRNA ligase — encoded protein: MTPANLADTVLSAARAVFETRGLDLAALPATTAVERPRNPEHGDYASTLALQLGKKVGVAPRELAAALAEELGRRDGIKAVEIAGPGFLNIRLDAAVTGAVAGLVVAAGAAYGSNEQLAGQKINLEFVSANPTGPIHLGHTRWAAVGDSLRRVLSAAGAEVTSEYYINDAGAQVDRFARSLFAAANGQPAPEDGYGGDYIGEIAQRILGEQPELAGQPAETALPIFWSRGYALMLTEIRESLERFGVHFDVWFSEKTLHEGGAVEHAIDELRKQGHIFEDGGAIWLRTTDFTDDKDRVLIRSNGEKTYFAADAAYYINKRERGFDRCVYLLGADHHGYIGRLKAIAACAGDDPDKNIEILIGQLVNLVRAGQPVRLSKRAGNIITLDELLEAVGADAARYSLARSSTDSMLTLDIEEITRHSSDNPVFYVQYAHARICSILRNAADKGITRGETYDPALLSHERENNLLKTLGQFPAVVATAAELREPHRIAVYLEERVATDYHRFYDACQVVPKGEEPATDVNVARLWLVEATRTVIANGLALLGVSAPERM
- a CDS encoding DUF3105 domain-containing protein, whose translation is MSMSTPGPERVPSSVKVGKTTGQGKPPTGKTTGNTTASDRQGAKSGKKGRKPVSPVKVSGGRNWGPIAVAAAVVLIAAGIIGYGVYASVQGSRDWTDKLADISGVVNYRAQKNPKIDDRTHKDGAQTYVTSPPVGGAHNQSWQNCMGDVYTEPIANEHAVHSLEHGAVWITYKQGLAADQVDVLKKKVEGKDYMLMSPYAGLDKNVSVQVWGYQLKTDDVNDDRIDDFISAARIKASMEPGAACSSGNTTTGPITAGAGNGTGMDSAGS
- a CDS encoding DUF305 domain-containing protein produces the protein MVQDVASPDAAPASGEAPALRRFGYAAVAVLLVGILLGTAIGLVVPRFRTPADDSVEAGFFRDMSSHHAQAVEMAMVAHAASGTPGIVTLAADIATTQQAQIGYMQAWLRDWDLSPTSDQRPMAWMPDSAGSVVNGLMPGMATPEQLASLRRATGKQLDVQFLTLMRAHHLGGIHMAQEAEKLSDDKDVDWLADSMVTAQQGEIQLIDDLLKQAQSG